One segment of Drosophila ananassae strain 14024-0371.13 chromosome 3R, ASM1763931v2, whole genome shotgun sequence DNA contains the following:
- the LOC6497095 gene encoding centaurin-gamma-1A isoform X2, with product MLAVKNFFLPERAKAPETPQRFSRMPEAFLRSIRRRSLRVKRAKSLVVPDRSEKRKSDSFVNSQEWTISRSVPDLRLGIVGSLNSGKSALVHRYLTGSYMQEESPEGGRFKKEVFIDGQSYLLLIRDEGGAPEMQFAGWVDAVIFVFSLENEGSFNTVYNYYTKMAHFRNGQEIPMILVGTQDAISERNPRVIDDTRARKLASDLKRCSYYETCATYGLNVERVFQDACQKILSQRLPLPPQVQPARPTTPQGSRLGLGPYQAPTNGQRSQQQLPLRMSADFAQAEQKHWSLQASASSSSVAATTNENNNITKYNPGAANPLQGDCSQVQLRDPRDLAPPPGKELPTPTSTPTTSRKSRRRSNLFIPSSSKKADKEKDPKGSELGSGRSIPIKQGYLYKRSSKSLNKEWKKKYVTLCDDGRLTYHPSLHDYMDDVHGKEIPLQYVTVKVPGQKPRGSKSIITNSALTSSLLANGQRAQNTLSDGIGCLTLAKDNQRKLNEKLSLLGAGSGAAGAGAEPLKSNSSQQTSGDEGIAMSNSNSQTFNPGEAAATAGKLEAQTPNVKKRHRRMKSSSVKANEADDNDGYEFYIVSLDSKQWHFEAANSEERDEWVAAVEQEIFKSLQSIESSKTKQVTSTDLAAMLAIRQRVPGNGYCVDCGAPNPEWASLNLGVLMCIECSGVHRNLGSHISKVRSLGLDDWPSPHLSVMLAIGNSLANSVWESNTRQRVKPNPQASREEKERWIRSKYEAKEFLTPLGSGSSGHPTPSPGQQLIEAVIRADIKSIVSILANCPAEVTNANVSARDVRTPLLLACAIGNLAIAQLLIWNGANIKHTDHEGRTCLAYARAAQSLATAKSMKAAAAAQAGTTIPAPAPPANGGIPAPQYNVEDTTALVELLEGLGCPEAAPLTASGTLPRRRDTLGTPYEKSVSGVI from the exons ATTCGTTTGTGAACAGCCAGGAATGGACGATTTCGCGCTCGGTTCCCGATCTCAGGCTGGGAATTGTCGGATCCCTGAACTCGGGCAAGTCGGCGCTGGTGCATCGGTATCTGACTGGTTCTTACATGCAGGAGGAGTCCCCCGAGGGTGGTCGCTTCAAGAAGGAGGTCTTCATCGATGGCCAGAGCTACTTGCTGCTTATCCGCGACGAGGGTGGAGCTCCCGAAATGCAG TTCGCTGGCTGGGTGGATGCCGTAATCTTCGTGTTCAGCCTGGAGAACGAGGGCAGTTTCAACACCGTCTACAACTACTACACCAAAATGGCGCACTTTCGCAATGGCCAGGAAATACCAATGATTTTGGTTGGGACGCAAG ATGCCATCAGTGAGCGTAATCCTCGCGTGATTGACGACACCCGTGCCAGGAAGCTGGCTAGTGATCTGAAGCGCTGCTCCTACTACGAGACCTGCGCAACGTATGGCTTGAATGTTGAGCGCGTCTTTCAAGATG CCTGTCAGAAGATCCTATCCCAGCGCCTGCCCCTACCGCCCCAAGTCCAGCCGGCGAGGCCCACCACACCCCAGGGCAGTCGTCTAGGACTGGGGCCCTACCAAGCGCCCACCAACGGACAGCGcagccagcagcagctgccacTGCGGATGAGTGCAGACTTCGCCCAGGCCGAGCAGAAGCACTGGTCTCTGCAGGCCAGTGCCTCCTCCTCGTCGGTGGCTGCCACCACAAACGAGAACAACAACATTACCAAATACAATCCTGGAGCGGCCAACCCATTGCAGGGCGACTGTTCGCAGGTACAGCTGCGAGATCCTCGCGACCTGGCGCCGCCACCCGGAAAGGAGTTGCCCACGCCCACCTCGACCCCCACAACCAGCCGAAAGAGCCGGCGGCGCTCTAACCTGTTCATCCCCTCCTCCTCGAAGAAGGCCGACAAGGAGAAGGATCCAAAGGGCAGCGAACTGGGAAGTGGCAGGTCGATTCCAATCAAGCAGGGCTATCTGTACAAGCGCTCGAGCAAATCCCTGAACAAGGAGTGGAAGAAGAAGTACGTGACGCTGTGCGACGACGGAAGGCTCACCTACCATCCGTCACTGCACGACTACATGGACGACGTGCACGGCAAGGAGATTCCTCTGCAGTACGTCACAGTGAAGGTGCCTGGACAGAAGCCACGCGGCTCGAAGAGCATTATTACGAACAGTGCACTCACCAGCTCCCTCCTGGCCAACGGGCAGAGGGCTCAGAACACGCTGAGTGACGGAATCGGTTGCCTGACGCTGGCCAAGGATAACCAGCGCAAGCTGAACGAGAAGCTGTCGCTCCTGGGCGCTGGATCGGGAGCAGCTGGCGCTGGAGCAGAGCCCCTGAAGTCGAACAGCTCGCAGCAGACCAGCGGGGACGAGGGCATAGCCATGTCGAACTCGAACTCCCAAACCTTCAACCCTGGCGAAGCGGCGGCCACAGCCGGCAAGTTGGAGGCACAGACACCGAATGTCAAGAAGCGCCACCGCCGTATGAAGAGCAGCAGCGTGAAGGCCAACGAGGCGGATGACAACGATGGCTACGAGTTCTACATCGTCTCGCTGGACTCCAAGCAGTGGCACTTCGAAGCCGCCAATTCGGAGGAGCGCGACGAGTGGGTGGCAGCTGTCGAGCAGGAGATCTTCAAGAGCCTGCAGAGCATAGAGAGCAGCAAGACCAAGCAGGTAACCAGTACGGACCTGGCCGCCATGTTGGCCATCCGACAGAGGGTTCCAGGAAATGGATATTGCGTTGACTGCGGAGCACCAA ATCCGGAATGGGCCAGCTTGAATCTGGGAGTACTCATGTGCATCGAGTGCTCGGGCGTGCATCGCAATCTGGGCTCTCATATTTCCAAAGTTCGCTCCTTGGGTCTGGATGACTGGCC GTCTCCGCATCTCAGTGTGATGCTTGCCATCGGTAATAGCTTGGCCAACTCTGTTTGGGAGTCGAATACCAGGCAGCGGGTGAAGCCCAACCCCCAGGCCAGTCGGGAGGAGAAGGAGCGGTGGATACGGAGCAAGTACGAGGCCAAGGAGTTCCTCACCCCACTCGGCAGTGGATCTTCAGGGCATCCAACCCCGAGTCCAGGCCAGCAGTTGATCGAGGCGGTTATTCGAGCAGACATTAAGTCAATCGtttccattttggccaacTGTCCGGCGGAGGTGACCAATGCGAATGTCAGTGCGAGGGATGTGCGCACTCCACTGCTGCTAGCCTGTGCCATAGGCAACCTGGCCATCGCCCAGCTTCTGATTTGG AATGGCGCCAACATCAAGCACACGGATCACGAGGGACGCACCTGCTTGGCCTATGCCCGAGCCGCCCAGTCCCTGGCCACGGCCAAGTCGATGAAGGCAGCAGCTGCCGCGCAAGCCGGCACCACAATCCCGGCCCCAGCACCGCCAGCCAATGGCGGAATACCGGCTCCCCAGTACAACGTAGAGGACACGACGGCGCTGGTGGAGCTGCTAGAGGGATTGGGTTGCCCCGAGGCGGCTCCCTTGACCGCCAGCGGAACGCTGCCGCGGAGACGCGATACCCTGGGCACGCCGTACGAGAAGTCGGTGTCGGGCGTGATCTGA